A genomic segment from Propionibacteriaceae bacterium ZF39 encodes:
- a CDS encoding phage portal protein, with protein sequence MNLLEQLIRDLDAPLARYSILESYYHGTQAMAFLSPEAREAIGQRFGRMATNLPKLAVTALAERLRVVGLRSEFEAWPDWLRCDLDQMSGVAHREALTLGRCPIIVWADPAGHPLVTVESPTQVVTRRDPATRQITAAVKKWETPTSTEATLFEPDQITRFRADTIGAVSGFRTIETIPNPLGVVPVVELVNSDRLLGPASSEIDDLIPLVDALNKTLADMMVGSEFYARPRRWASGVELIEDEDGNPVSPFPETDKLMIAEDPASKFGSLPGSDLAAYESSVRILLGQIQAVAALPAHYVGSLTQQPASADALRAAEASLTARSESRQATFGRAWEQVAKLMIAIRTGADPTRLDVAVQWADASTRSIAQEADAVTKLFTAGLIPAHYALARLGYDEDEIREIRNHRKTEIRDQNAENLLNSLANMAPNERTTNA encoded by the coding sequence ATGAACCTTCTCGAGCAACTGATCCGCGATCTCGACGCACCGCTGGCGCGTTATTCCATCCTCGAGTCCTATTACCACGGCACGCAGGCCATGGCCTTCCTGTCCCCCGAGGCCCGGGAGGCGATCGGTCAGCGGTTCGGCCGGATGGCTACCAATCTGCCGAAACTCGCCGTGACTGCGCTGGCCGAACGACTCCGCGTGGTCGGTCTCCGCTCGGAGTTCGAGGCCTGGCCCGACTGGCTGCGCTGTGACCTCGACCAGATGTCCGGCGTCGCCCACCGCGAGGCTCTGACCTTGGGCCGGTGCCCGATCATCGTCTGGGCTGATCCGGCTGGCCACCCGCTGGTCACCGTCGAGTCCCCGACCCAGGTCGTGACCCGTCGCGATCCGGCCACGCGACAGATCACGGCCGCGGTCAAGAAATGGGAGACCCCGACGAGTACCGAGGCGACCCTGTTCGAACCCGACCAGATCACACGATTCCGGGCGGACACGATCGGCGCGGTCTCCGGCTTCCGCACGATCGAGACGATCCCGAACCCGCTCGGTGTCGTCCCGGTGGTCGAGCTGGTCAACTCCGACCGCCTGCTCGGACCGGCGTCCTCGGAGATCGACGATCTGATCCCGCTGGTCGACGCGCTCAACAAGACGCTGGCCGACATGATGGTCGGATCAGAGTTCTACGCCCGGCCGCGGCGCTGGGCAAGCGGGGTCGAGCTGATCGAGGACGAGGACGGCAACCCGGTCAGCCCGTTCCCCGAGACCGACAAACTGATGATCGCCGAGGATCCGGCCAGCAAGTTCGGATCCCTGCCCGGCAGCGATCTCGCCGCGTACGAATCCTCGGTCCGGATACTGCTCGGACAGATCCAGGCCGTCGCCGCGCTGCCCGCGCATTACGTCGGGAGCCTGACCCAGCAACCCGCCTCCGCGGACGCGCTGCGGGCCGCCGAGGCCTCCCTGACAGCCCGCTCGGAGTCCCGACAGGCCACGTTCGGCCGCGCGTGGGAACAAGTCGCCAAACTGATGATCGCGATCCGCACCGGCGCTGACCCGACCCGCCTCGACGTCGCCGTGCAATGGGCCGACGCCTCGACCCGCTCGATCGCCCAGGAGGCCGACGCGGTCACGAAATTGTTCACCGCCGGACTGATCCCCGCCCATTACGCCCTCGCGAGACTCGGCTATGACGAAGACGAGATCCGCGAGATCCGCAACCACCGCAAGACCGAGATCCGCGACCAGAACGCCGAGAATCTCCTCAACAGCCTCGCCAACATGGCACCCAACGAAAGGACCACCAATGCCTGA
- a CDS encoding phage major capsid protein, translating into MALSAQTTTAAAGSVAAPELTAEQVHKVLIQPLEQASTFLSSGVRIIESAGPVRLPKAPTSVAADLTFVGENELIPEVDPEFDELSLMPSTMKSIKVLTRFSNELARQSIISLDQALKDRLVADVAARVDAQFLGAGGDGTTTPRGLFGFTGTQSVDAAGPLTLDVVLEALGKLVKAYVPSTGLKLFVGADDYLGIRGTKDTTGRYILSPENQSGLASQLLGITPVLTDRIPTGKAALVSPGHIVVVRDASPSIRVLDQTYGDYDQQAIRITSRWDAAPTNPDAVVIISGITAAP; encoded by the coding sequence ATGGCACTTTCCGCCCAGACCACCACCGCGGCCGCTGGCAGCGTCGCCGCCCCCGAACTCACCGCCGAACAGGTTCACAAGGTCCTGATCCAGCCCCTTGAGCAGGCCTCGACGTTCCTTTCGTCCGGTGTGCGGATCATCGAATCCGCCGGCCCGGTCCGTCTGCCCAAGGCCCCGACCAGCGTCGCCGCCGACCTCACCTTCGTCGGCGAGAACGAGCTCATTCCCGAGGTCGATCCCGAGTTCGACGAGCTCTCGCTGATGCCGAGCACGATGAAGTCCATCAAGGTCCTGACCCGCTTCAGCAACGAGCTGGCCCGTCAGTCGATCATCTCCCTCGACCAGGCCCTCAAGGACCGTCTCGTCGCCGACGTGGCCGCCCGGGTCGACGCCCAGTTCCTCGGCGCTGGCGGCGACGGCACCACGACCCCGCGAGGCCTGTTCGGATTCACCGGAACCCAGAGTGTCGACGCCGCCGGACCGCTGACCCTCGACGTCGTGCTGGAAGCCCTCGGCAAGCTGGTCAAGGCCTACGTCCCCTCGACCGGGCTGAAGCTGTTCGTCGGAGCCGACGACTATCTCGGCATCCGCGGCACCAAGGACACGACCGGCCGCTACATCCTCAGCCCCGAGAACCAGAGCGGACTCGCCTCCCAGCTGCTCGGGATCACCCCGGTCCTGACCGACCGGATCCCGACCGGCAAGGCCGCCCTCGTCTCCCCGGGGCACATCGTTGTCGTCCGCGACGCCTCCCCGTCGATCCGGGTCCTCGATCAGACGTATGGCGACTACGACCAGCAGGCCATCCGGATCACGTCGAGGTGGGACGCCGCGCCGACCAACCCCGACGCGGTCGTGATCATCTCCGGCATCACCGCGGCACCGTGA
- a CDS encoding NAD(P)H-dependent oxidoreductase, whose amino-acid sequence MSSALIVIGNPNPESFTHALAGVVVETLRERGLTVDVHDLYAEDFEPVAPSAEAFTVGMEVEEAIAATADPIIRAHRQALSVADYLVIAHPNWWGKPPAIMAGWMDRVLVPGLAYRLDSREGLPTPLLSLKSVLVLNTGDTPAHREYKAFGDPLDAIWRRCVGTYLQPARVHRMLAGPLGGATDEQRDAWLAQARAMAQHI is encoded by the coding sequence ATGAGCAGCGCCCTGATTGTGATCGGCAATCCCAATCCCGAGAGCTTCACGCACGCCCTCGCCGGAGTGGTCGTCGAGACCCTGCGGGAACGCGGCCTGACGGTCGACGTCCACGACCTTTATGCCGAGGATTTCGAACCAGTGGCTCCCTCCGCCGAGGCCTTCACCGTCGGCATGGAGGTCGAAGAAGCCATCGCTGCCACGGCCGACCCGATCATCCGGGCCCATCGGCAGGCGCTGAGCGTCGCCGACTATCTCGTCATCGCCCATCCCAACTGGTGGGGGAAGCCACCGGCCATCATGGCGGGCTGGATGGACCGGGTCCTGGTGCCGGGTCTGGCCTATCGGCTGGACAGCCGCGAGGGCCTGCCCACGCCGCTGCTGAGCCTCAAATCAGTGCTCGTGCTCAACACGGGGGACACCCCGGCCCACCGGGAATACAAGGCCTTCGGCGACCCCCTCGATGCCATCTGGCGTCGCTGTGTCGGCACCTACCTCCAACCGGCGCGGGTCCACCGCATGCTGGCGGGGCCGTTGGGCGGGGCCACGGACGAGCAGCGCGATGCCTGGCTCGCCCAGGCACGGGCCATGGCGCAACACATCTGA
- a CDS encoding glycine betaine ABC transporter substrate-binding protein: MAKADSVVVGSLDESFHRVVAAVIARVLNRLGHETVPVVGMHEEMYARLGRGEIHLFADAWLPHSQGHLWEKVRDRAVEVTQLYAGARYFWAVPCYVSASEIDDIGDLADPDLAMDMATQEIIGAPAGSGLSRWSAQVVSAYGLDRACWTYRAADVPTIIRTIEQRMSAGDWFVTPLWVPQYLDDVFDLRRLEDPLRVFPPADRASLVAYRERFDQLPGATRGVLQRIRLDLCDVSEMDAAVNLDGLSPAEAAKEWLDHNDAQLRAWLKA, from the coding sequence ATGGCGAAGGCCGATTCTGTCGTCGTGGGGAGCCTCGACGAGTCCTTCCACCGGGTCGTGGCGGCGGTCATTGCCCGCGTACTGAATCGCCTCGGGCACGAGACCGTCCCCGTCGTGGGGATGCACGAGGAGATGTACGCCCGGCTCGGCCGCGGCGAGATTCATCTCTTCGCCGACGCCTGGCTGCCCCACAGTCAGGGACATCTCTGGGAGAAGGTCCGCGACCGGGCGGTCGAGGTCACCCAGTTGTACGCCGGAGCTCGCTATTTCTGGGCGGTCCCGTGCTATGTGTCCGCCTCGGAGATCGACGACATCGGTGACCTGGCCGACCCGGATCTTGCGATGGACATGGCCACCCAGGAGATCATCGGGGCTCCGGCGGGTTCCGGGTTGAGCCGCTGGTCGGCCCAGGTCGTGTCGGCGTACGGTCTCGACAGGGCCTGCTGGACCTATCGTGCCGCCGACGTGCCGACGATCATCCGCACGATCGAGCAGCGGATGTCGGCTGGAGACTGGTTCGTGACCCCGCTGTGGGTCCCGCAATATCTCGACGATGTCTTCGACCTGCGGCGGCTCGAGGACCCGCTGCGGGTCTTTCCTCCGGCGGACCGGGCGTCACTCGTCGCCTACAGGGAGCGGTTCGATCAGCTGCCGGGCGCTACCCGCGGGGTGTTGCAGCGCATTCGACTGGATCTGTGTGATGTCAGTGAGATGGATGCTGCGGTCAACCTGGATGGCCTGAGTCCCGCAGAGGCGGCCAAGGAGTGGCTCGACCACAATGACGCGCAGCTGCGGGCCTGGCTGAAGGCGTGA
- a CDS encoding DUF3618 domain-containing protein yields the protein MTNQNDPDAIRRDIERTRSDLSHDVNALADEAKPGNVVRRQVEGVKDSAQNLKERVFGSSDDPYELYGEPSARDRAAQVGQDARQAVQGAPRQLKQRTRGNPLAAGLIAFGAGALLGSLIPTTRREQQLATDLKDKAQPLVDQAQAVAKEAAEHLRPQAEQAVANVKESATESAQIVADEGSLQAQGVKEHAATSAQDVRGHAETAVDDVRASRKDGTTGSGAGLGAGAATTSETAGDPIAVTHDYDQTTGQGPDFGRLGVDPNRPDPNPGTGRTDNWPS from the coding sequence ATGACCAATCAGAACGATCCCGATGCCATCCGTCGCGATATCGAGCGGACCCGCTCCGACCTGAGCCACGACGTCAATGCCCTGGCCGACGAGGCCAAGCCCGGCAATGTGGTCCGGCGCCAGGTGGAGGGTGTGAAGGACAGCGCCCAGAACCTCAAGGAGCGCGTGTTCGGCTCGTCGGATGATCCGTATGAGCTGTATGGCGAGCCGTCGGCCCGGGACCGGGCCGCCCAGGTGGGTCAGGATGCCCGCCAGGCGGTCCAGGGTGCGCCCCGTCAGCTGAAGCAGCGGACCCGGGGCAATCCCCTCGCCGCGGGCCTCATCGCGTTCGGTGCCGGTGCGCTGCTCGGCAGCCTCATCCCGACGACGCGTCGCGAGCAGCAGCTTGCGACCGATCTGAAGGACAAGGCGCAGCCTCTCGTCGATCAGGCCCAGGCGGTGGCCAAGGAAGCGGCGGAACACCTCCGGCCCCAGGCCGAGCAGGCGGTGGCGAACGTCAAGGAATCCGCGACGGAGTCGGCGCAGATCGTTGCTGACGAAGGCAGCCTCCAGGCACAGGGCGTCAAGGAGCACGCGGCCACCTCCGCGCAGGACGTCCGGGGCCACGCGGAGACTGCGGTCGACGATGTCCGGGCCTCCCGCAAGGACGGTACGACCGGGAGTGGAGCCGGCCTCGGGGCCGGGGCCGCTACCACTTCGGAAACGGCCGGTGACCCGATCGCCGTCACCCACGACTATGACCAGACGACGGGGCAGGGTCCCGACTTCGGTCGGCTCGGCGTCGATCCCAACCGGCCGGATCCCAATCCGGGCACGGGTCGCACCGACAACTGGCCCAGCTGA
- a CDS encoding phage holin family protein, with protein MTHPHDEFSEGRSVERQLEGDNRSIGEIFSDLSANLSKLMRQEVALAKAEVRQSATTAGKGAGMLAGAGVAGHMVLLFLSLGLWWLIAHLLDSNDPRFGWAFVIVAVIWAVIAGILAAAGKSALNKVEGAPQTAETVGQIPNALKGEEAKNR; from the coding sequence ATGACTCACCCACATGACGAGTTCTCCGAGGGCCGCTCGGTCGAGCGGCAGTTGGAGGGTGACAACCGTTCGATCGGAGAGATCTTCTCCGATCTGAGCGCCAACCTGTCGAAGCTCATGCGACAGGAAGTCGCGCTGGCCAAGGCGGAGGTGCGTCAGAGCGCCACAACCGCCGGCAAGGGCGCAGGAATGTTGGCCGGGGCCGGCGTCGCCGGACACATGGTGCTGCTGTTCCTCTCCCTGGGGCTCTGGTGGCTCATCGCCCACCTGCTCGACTCGAACGATCCGCGGTTCGGCTGGGCGTTCGTGATTGTGGCCGTCATCTGGGCCGTGATCGCGGGCATTCTCGCTGCAGCCGGCAAGTCCGCACTGAACAAGGTCGAGGGAGCGCCCCAGACCGCCGAAACCGTTGGCCAGATTCCGAATGCCCTCAAGGGCGAGGAGGCGAAGAACCGATGA
- a CDS encoding histidine phosphatase family protein produces MTATRLGRRTVLLAAPLFAVGLSGCLGPRPEPTPSPSPDLLQLLRQGGATLYLRHPETDRGGVDQPDWPRAEQRLLSQGGEVQAMWWGRAFRHHGLTASEVLTSPSLRCQDAAEIAFGGWEVEPALTANLAVPEGAEERATQIRRLIATAPPDGSLRVLIGHASNISAITGTTITEGAGILIPPEPQAATAVVTIVDWENWAA; encoded by the coding sequence GTGACCGCCACACGTCTCGGCCGCAGAACCGTCCTGTTGGCCGCGCCACTGTTCGCCGTCGGCCTGTCGGGCTGCCTCGGCCCTCGCCCCGAACCCACGCCCAGCCCCTCACCGGATCTTCTCCAACTGCTCCGCCAGGGTGGCGCCACGCTCTATCTGCGGCATCCCGAGACCGACCGGGGCGGTGTCGACCAGCCCGACTGGCCGCGTGCCGAACAGCGCCTGCTCTCGCAGGGAGGAGAGGTGCAGGCCATGTGGTGGGGCAGGGCCTTCCGCCACCATGGCCTGACCGCTTCCGAGGTTCTCACCAGCCCCTCACTGCGCTGCCAGGATGCCGCCGAGATCGCTTTCGGCGGGTGGGAGGTCGAGCCTGCGCTCACGGCCAACCTGGCGGTCCCGGAGGGCGCCGAGGAACGCGCGACCCAGATCCGCCGATTGATCGCGACGGCGCCACCGGACGGCTCCCTGCGGGTGCTCATCGGCCACGCCTCGAACATCAGCGCCATCACCGGCACCACGATCACCGAAGGGGCGGGGATCCTGATCCCCCCGGAGCCTCAGGCAGCGACGGCCGTCGTGACGATCGTCGACTGGGAGAACTGGGCAGCCTGA